A part of Anaeromyxobacter diazotrophicus genomic DNA contains:
- a CDS encoding hemerythrin domain-containing protein, which translates to MDALKLLTQQHAEAADLFERFEKAGKNARKTKEQLCQKLGDALTIHNTIEEKIFYPATKDARTEELLREAVEEHLAVKRLLADILQTDLGDAQFDAKMKVAQEQFQHHRQEEEKELFPVVRKMMERDELEQLGEEMEQLGNELKQQAAPRDQVLGETDHPAHI; encoded by the coding sequence ATGGACGCCCTCAAGCTCCTCACCCAGCAGCACGCCGAGGCCGCCGACCTGTTCGAGCGGTTCGAGAAGGCGGGGAAGAACGCACGCAAGACGAAGGAGCAGCTCTGCCAGAAGCTCGGCGACGCGCTCACCATCCACAACACCATCGAGGAGAAGATCTTCTACCCGGCGACCAAGGACGCCCGGACGGAGGAGCTGTTGCGCGAGGCGGTGGAGGAGCACCTCGCGGTGAAGCGGCTCCTCGCCGACATCCTGCAGACGGACCTCGGCGACGCTCAGTTCGACGCGAAGATGAAGGTCGCCCAGGAGCAGTTCCAGCACCACCGCCAGGAGGAGGAGAAGGAGCTCTTCCCCGTGGTGCGGAAGATGATGGAGCGCGACGAGCTCGAGCAGCTGGGCGAGGAGATGGAGCAGCTCGGGAACGAGCTCAAGCAGCAGGCGGCGCCGCGCGATCAGGTCCTGGGGGAGACCGACCACCCGGCGCACATTTGA